Part of the Jatrophihabitans sp. genome, CGTGCACCGCGGTGCTGGCCAAGGCCACCCCTGCCACCACGAACAGCTCGTCGGCGATGGGGTGTCCGCCCTCCAGCCGGTTGCTCATCTTGGCGAGGAAGCCCGCGATGCCGTCCCGGCCGCGGTAGCTGCCGGGTTGGGCCGGCACCCGGAAATTATTGAGGTTGCCGGCCAGGAAGCCGCCCGGCGAACCCGGGTCCGTGCTCGGCGGGCCGTCGACGAGCAGCTGCAGCCAGCGATTGCCGATCGGGTTGTCGGCGAAGAACATGTCCCGCTCGTGGGAGACCCGGTTGCCCGACGCGCGCGCCGCGGCCAGCACCGGCAGCGGCAGTTCACCCTGGAAGAACGGCGGGATCGCGTCGAGCACCAGCGCGCTGCGGCGCTCGTCGTCGAAGCCGTAGACCACCACCAGGTGGTTGGAGTGCACGTCCTGGTAGGCGGGCCGGAACGGCAGCTCGAAGTTGTCCACGGCGACCGCCGCGGGCGAGCCGGCGAGAACGTGCTCGCGGACCTCGTGCCAACCCTGCTCGGCGTCCAGCGGCCAGCGCCAGCGGGATGAGATCGGGTGCGACGGCGCCAGGCTGGACAGCAGCGATCGGCCGTCCGGGCAGGGAAAGTAGTACTCCTCGGACCGGATGTCACCGAGCTGGTAGTAGAAATCCCAGCTGGCGCCGAGGGCTTCCAGCGGCGCGAACCCGGCGTGGGAGACCAGGGTCGCCGCGCACGCGTGCAGGCAACCGGCCAGGTCGTGGCGCCACGGGTGGATGCCGTCCAGTTCCACCCTCACGTCCACTCCTCCCACGCCGGCGCC contains:
- a CDS encoding BtrH N-terminal domain-containing protein → MRVELDGIHPWRHDLAGCLHACAATLVSHAGFAPLEALGASWDFYYQLGDIRSEEYYFPCPDGRSLLSSLAPSHPISSRWRWPLDAEQGWHEVREHVLAGSPAAVAVDNFELPFRPAYQDVHSNHLVVVYGFDDERRSALVLDAIPPFFQGELPLPVLAAARASGNRVSHERDMFFADNPIGNRWLQLLVDGPPSTDPGSPGGFLAGNLNNFRVPAQPGSYRGRDGIAGFLAKMSNRLEGGHPIADELFVVAGVALASTAVHADWVADTGRRLGLAGWPELARQIVRVAHHWTAIRILASLSRTGEVSAQRLRSRRAALLADLDRALAGVETVLAAP